The Ptychodera flava strain L36383 chromosome 14, AS_Pfla_20210202, whole genome shotgun sequence genome segment TGGTTATGAAacttatcacacacacacacacaaacacacacatatatatatatttaaattgtcgtaagatgtttttttgtttaaatgtgAATTTTCACGGTCAATATTTATTAATAGGTGAACAATCTACATGACAGATGCTACTGTGCACTGTTGTCCTTTGAATTGTTATGTATAAAGTATACTATTTTATGAGGTGTttcatatacattatgtattgtACCATATTGTCATTTCTTACCATTTATTAAATATCATGGCATTAATCCAGGACATGTCTCACATTTCAATTCTCGTAATCAATAAACTGTAGGTCTTGTAATGGTTGTAACCAGAGTGTTTAGATTTGTATCCACGACGACACATTAAACAACTTCTTTTCTATTGTATGTGCGAGTGAATTGATACCTGTCCACTTTCCACAATGTACCATCTGATATTTGAAGGAGTTTccacataaaaataacaaatataaaaccttaAGATCTTTGGAGTGCAAATTGTGCAAATGAAACACGTTTGTGATTGACTCTGAGATAGAACTCATATCTCTCCATAGTGTGGCCCTTGTTACTCAGGCTATAAATAAGCGTTTACTGTcaagcagtgtttgtttgccaCAAAGGTCAAATTTACCCATTAGGGGAGGGAAAAATCATACGATAATTCTTGCTCTGAATCTCAAGTTCAAGAGGAATAACATTGTAATAATAATGTGTATAGCATAGGTGTTCGTTAGAAAACCATGACTAAGCGAATGCTGGTCTCTATCATTGTATACAGTTGAAAGGTCAACAGGCAAGATAGGTTGATCAGCTTTAAGCATTTTATCTATTTTTAGCATCAGTGTTAATGCAATGCACCGTATGCTACATTGACCCACATTGTAGGTGACTGCCGTCAGTTTGGTATTATACTCTGAATCAGCTGAATGGCATACCACACCAGGTACTGTAGATTATCTATGTATTAATGTCAAATTATGACTATATTATATTGTGTACAGACGCTACATCAATACCAACTTGTACAAATTTTCTCAAAGCAATTGTTTTCCTTTATTCTGTGGCTATCATGGTGGCCATCTTACAATGGAATGCAGATGATATAAGTTGCCTGTATGTGTAAAGTGCATGTGTATGATCAGACAGACTTAGAATACAATGTAAAATTATTAACCAGGCTTGTAATAATTACCGTCCACTAATACAGACAAATGAAAGACCATCGGGTGAAGCTTGAAgtacagccttcaaaactgtaacATTGTCTCCTTTTAGGGCTTGCTGTGGAGATTTTGCGATTATAGCAGATATTTTCATGACTGAGATGGATCAAGATAGCATTAACAAATTGCCTGGTCAATGGTTTGATGACAGTTCTAAACTACAGCAGagttttgctaagttatacaACAGTCCAGAAATCAGTGATCTCATCATTCATGTCGGCAAGAAGAGCTACTACGCACACAGATTGTTTCTCGCCTTGGCAAGTGACGTTTTCAAAGTGATGCTGACGAGCTCAAAGTGGAAGGATTCTAGACAGGAGGAGATCCGTCTTGAGGAACCGTACAGTGAGTCGGTCTTTGGAGAATTTTTGCAGTACATGTATACCGGCCATATTTACATTACCACCAGCTCTGCCATTCCTTTACTAATGCTGGCTGACAAGTACAATGTTTGAACTTGAAGGAGGCGTGTCAGTCATTTATGATGAAAAGCTTTGTCAATCCTGCCAGACAAAATCATGTTCTGTCTTGGTATCAGTACAGCAGGAGGTGTGCGCAGCATACGAAACTCGAATCGTTTTGTTTCACGTTCATCCAGAATAACATGGATATCATTATTGATTCGCCCGATTGGGCGATCTTGGAGAAGGAGACACtcttgtcaattttgaaaagttcTGATGTCATCATCAGCAGTGAGTTTAGACTTTACAATGCGGTAGAGCAGTGGTTACTGAATCCatcaaatgttaaaaatatcaGGCAGAATCTACGAGAGATACTACCTCACGTACGGTTTCGATGATGCTACCAGAACAGCTCATCACGATTGAGAACCGTAAGGTGGTGATTGACAACTGGTTCCTCTACATGGAGCACTTGATGAAGGCTTATCGTTTCCACGCCGTCTCGCAAACGGCCAGACAGAAAGTAGAGTTCAAAGAAGACGGAGAGGAATACACGCACAGAAATTACACGGACAGTGAACACGGTGTCTGCACCACCATCAACATCGAGAACTACTCCAAGAGAAAACCGTTTGAATATTCTTGCCACATTGAGACTGCCAAGACAGGGTCGTCGGTGGACAGAGACGGCAAACACCGGTGGGATTTGCAGTTCTGGCCAAAGGGCCAACAGAAACCTGCTTTGACAGAGTTCGGCAATGCTTATCTGCTACAGACAGACAATGTGACTTTGGCTCTCGACCCTCTTGGTAGGCTGGAAGAAGCTTTCAAAATTGTCATCGCGATTCAGGGGCGTCAGAACGACATGAACTACATCAAGAAAGTTCATCAGTACACCCATGACTTCGGCGTCAAGATGATGTTTAGGATACGTGACCTTTTCTGTATGCACGAACTGACAGCTGGTGACTCTCAGTACCTTCACAATGATGCCCTGACAGTGAAACTCATCATTAGACCTTGTAAACCTAGCAGGTGATCCAGAGCAGACTGTCACAAATGTGCACTTTGACAACAATGACAAGAgtgagatgagaaacacaatcCACCCTGAAAACACTCTTCATGTTGAAGGATGTCTCCTGTGACAAAACCCTAATATGAAAACTTTAACACATGACTGTATATTCGATGAAAACTGCACGGATTTGCAGGCGACATTGCATCCAATTCATGGAAAATGAAAGTTCTAAAAAGTTTTAGATTGATTGCCAAGCAACACCCAAGGTTGAAACTTTTCAGTCGTCACCACGACACTTCAACGATAACTTTTGGACTCAATGCAGAATGCAAAGGATACTTGTCCTTCTGAATTTTGAATGTCAGGGTTTCTGAAATATCTTTCCTATATATTGGTAGTATaagttttgccaattttttcccTTCTTTTCCTCGAAGGGACTGATTTCAAGCTTTTCAAGAGTACAAGAGGAGATTAGTGTCCATAAACTGCTGTTGCACCATTCTCTAGTGACCTAGGGAGTTGTTAGGGTGAAGGATGATGTACAAATATAGAAATTTTTCAGGAAAACACCTTAAGTTTGTATCCAAAGGTGTGTCTCATACCTACCTGTGACCAAATTTTATCTTAGAAAAATCAAAGTCAAGGCCTATAGTTTTTCTGAGTGAATAGCACCTTTCACGATGAAGTAATAATGAAAAGTTAGGAAAGATCGGACTTTTGTTTTCGTCTATTATTTTCCTTCTCCTATTAAAGCAtgtattatttgcatattcaacaaACTGAAAATTACTTAGAAAACACTTGCACCAACTACACTTATGAATAAACAAAAAGCTGTATACAATTCAGAATGTCGGACTGGTGCTTTCTGACACCAGCCAATGgtaatttcttgctttcaaaaaatgtttcatatCATTTTGATGCAGCAATGTACTAAAGTGAGGAGGGGTCACATCATTCTACATAAGCTGATGTGCGGATCTTAAAACTTTAATAGTGGAAGCAGAGGCAGTAATGCATGTCAAAATGAGCAAGAAATGATTGAAATTTGCTAAAACATTCCAAACATTGCTTATGACCCATTGTCCTTGCAGTGAGTTGATTAAGATCTACTTCTTATTTGAATTCTGCAGGTGAAACCTCAAATGACCTTTGGGATTTGACCTCTATAAGCACTATTGGTATGAAACAGCATTTAGGTCATGTCTTTTATCACCATTTGGTTTATTTTATGCATTAtaaatttgaattatttatcataaaatttttcaaataccACTTGATGCAGAAAAAACTTTCGGGCACCAATGTAATACAGATTTCAACTGACACTGCCATGGGAGTTACCCATTGACTTAAGATTTTCAATGAGAAGTGAAAATTTCAGGGTTTGATTTTCTCAAGCTGGTAGAGAGTCTGCACCTGGTATTACAAGCAAGGAGTGAAGTTTTGCTTGTTCAAGAATGTACAAGTTGTAATAGAAACCATATCATCTTTGATACCATGACACTGTTAAGGATGTAAGAAAAGATGGTGGTGAACAATAATAATGTGGCAATAGAATATAGtaatgttaaggtagaatgcgtcttgGACACAGATAGTCACTATAAAACTTTAAGAATGTTGTTTTGGTCTACAATTTGTAGAGGCTCACTTTGAATCTTATGgcgtaaataaagttttcactgcatagttttgtgaaaatcaggaattttatttcaccatagatatacatgtaacacggagggcagccattttgtttctatggtaccaaaatttacatagttacccctgattttcattcttcattttgaaagaatggttgaaagtttgagcaagaatTTGTCTTACATTTTTGAGGTGCGAAATACCTTAAAATTACCATTAATTTTGAGGTTCCCAGTGTAAGATTGTCATCAGTTTGGTACATCCATCATCTACCTGCTCATGATATTGATCATTCATACAAATAGATTGCTTTCAAACTTAAAATTATTCAAAgcttttttttccccaaaagtTTACAATCTTCTATGAATGGCAAGACTATGCAGTTGCTGTGCCCAATGACACTAAGTATTGTGGACAAGCAGccttgaaagattcagttgCCAGTTACAATTCACCAGCAGACACAAACGAATGCTCTGTTCTACTATGTCTCAGTCGACACGAAATTCATAAGTATGACCTGTAGTTTATATATGTGTAATAATGTGTATACGACACGGTGCATGTGTGTAAACAAACACCCATAGCTTAAACCACAGTCTATAGGCAATGCTGCAGAATGGCCTGAGCAGAGTTTACTTGATGAGAAAAAACAGAAAGTGACTATCAGTATCAGAAAGTGACTGTAAAGTGCAGACAGTGATCCCTACGAAATTTTCGTACTGATCTTGAAAAGTAACATAGTCCCCGTCAAATATAAATTTGTCAATGTgcaactgtaaaagtgtacaaatGTGATTTTAAATGCAGTTTCAAAGTCCAGAAGTGCCAAATAGACAAAAGAATGTTTCTTGTTTGAATAAAATGGTAACATATCCTGAACGTGCCTTGTATTCATTTAAACAAATGGACTGACAGACGGAGCCCAATCTATAAATCCCCCCAGACTTCTTCCGCGGGATTAAAAaagacattttacatgtataagcTTCAAACGTGACATTTTGATGAGAATGTAAGAGATTTGCTAAACCCATTTGGATGTGTGCTGCTAATGCATTTGTCATTGAATATCACAAATGAAACAacaatttataaatatttacagtttggttttatttcagatatatttttcataaaagtttACTTGCAAGTGGTCATTCACAccacaaatttgacaaaaagtaCCCCAGTCTGCAAGTGTTCATGTCATGATGACAAGACTTTTTCTTTTCCAAACTTATACAGAGTTTGAGTGTTCTCCCATCAtcgcaaatgtttttaaaaacaataataGCTGCAGCCATGAGGTTTCCTAACCTcataaattaaattcattgtgGCCTGTATGCTATTTTGCGACACCTGGTCAAGCACCAAATCAGACACAGGAGTagatttttcatgcattttataaacctatctatCCTGAAACACAGCACCTTTAGTATTACCATATCAATAACTAAGGTGTAATTCAAAGCTTACAGAAACGTAAACAAGTCTGTGGCTCTGGGATACAACATTCAGCAATGCATGGGTACCATATTTTTTAGCTATCAGTGAGTAATGCATGACTTAACAACATTTAGTTTCATTTTGTCTCTGTGATGTTTCATTTCTGTCAGAAGGTAATCATAAGACATAAAAATGTGAGTTTTGAACCATGGCACTTCAATCAGCAGGTCTCACGAGGAAAAACGAAAAAATTCAATGTTCTGTTGCATCATCACTATCACTCACTCATGGATAGTTTTGTTTACCAGTTGATGGTTCAGAAAGCAGGTACTGAATTCAGGAGAAGATCGTTCAGTTGACTATCATTTCACCTTTACAAATCTCAGAGGTAACGGACAGGGGCTGCTCTGGTCTACTTGGACACAATGATGTCAGATCACTTTTACTGTCTGATCACTTTGAAACACTCTGAGAACACATCAAAGATGGCACCTACAGTCTGCTCACTATCGGTCATTCTTCAGAATTTGACCTTCACGTTGGCTTGAAAGTAGCCGTCGGCTTGTCACCTAAGGTCCTGACAACTGCTGATGCTGGGGCCATGAGGACTTTACGTGACAGTCGCATTTTGCCACTGACTGGATCACGACCATAGTACTTGACGGACATTTCTTGGCCTACTTCAAGCCCTAGAACACTGGGATGGTTTACCTGAAAAATGAGGATGCCAAATTGTGAAGACAGtaaaatttatttgattttttttagctcatatttggtatttaaataaataccaaaaagagcttatatggtgaatcgatggcgtctgtatgtctgtatgtgtgtgggtatgtatgtgcggatgtatatccgtcacacgcaaaggctcacataccgccaaagctaccatctcagtatttggtgtacaggtagatgcaggggttgagatgtgacgttgttcaaatgaacatgtcactgtcaaaaatatgcaaatgaggaaagaaaagggcgaaatcctgcaaatgtgcaggagtggtggcagtaactgaaacagccaaCACATCTCAGTAAGAGATTTTTGACCTTAACCTATTGCATGCAGGGTACCTAATAGGtgtgggagtggtggcagtaactgaaacagctaattagtCATttactgtcattgtttatgaactgtgacatattaacagacctgctcaaaccatagacagtagaggagggggaagactgtctatgctcaaactataaagaggggctagctgcctttctgctgtgcatgttgctaaagttgacctccagtacctaaagtttcagaccttatttagttttgtcattcttgtttttctggtttaaatatttcttgttgttttctggttgtactgtgcagaaatcattgtcataacaacGTAGaatttcctgcactgaacagatagaaacaacacttattgttgatctttgatATGTAccaatttgatcaaatttgagcgacaccgtataattgcggtattttttactGCAATGGTATTGGTAAACATTGCTGACATTAAATCTCATGATGCTCTACAAAATCAACCATTTTCATTCTGTATGTACATTCACACTCCATGACAAGAGAAAAATTGTGACCAGATTAGCAGACCATCAGACCTGTAATATATTATAATAATGTGTTTGCCACCAATCTCCTTTAACAAGTCCACAGTCACCAGTcttaacaatgggtttgggccattgTGGTAGTAGGGTTAAATCTCACCATTCACTTCAAAATAATTAATTCATTATATATTTACTCACACTCCTTAAACAAGAGCTAGAAATATCCATGTGAGCAAGAAGAGGGAGAACTTCCTTTGTACAAATGCTACAATGCTTCATATGGCACGAAAAATACAGTTGCCTTAACTGTTTACCTGATGCACCAATCAGAGAAGCTATCCTTGTAACAAACTCAGAGATGAAGGGAACACTACCACTCTGTGATTTATGATCACATGACTTTTAGCACTACACAATGACAGCACAGTTAAAAttccagtagctgtaactgtttgtaaattttccattatttttgcCCTCTTTGTAAAATGGTTTATCTTACTCCCTGAATCATTTCACAGTGTTGTATGTTCAACTTGTCAAGACAATTCATATATGTGTATCAGTCATACCCAATATTGCTACTGACATCTGATTTTCAATCTagaatagaattcatttgttacTGTAAGAGTGGTATTGTATATTGAACTCAATGCATGGTGTTTGCATGATGATAACACTTTTGCATTCTAAATGTGCTTACCTGTGAAGAAGGAGAAGAAGACAAAACTGTACTTTTccccaaaaaaagaaaatatcattAACATTACAGCTTTTTCCCtttataaaatttttgaatggacagttttgaaatgtttgctcAATTAGACCCTGTAGTGATAATAATACTCTTCTTGACTTACCCTCCTGACATCAAGCTGTGTGTTATGGAGTAACGTAGGAGTCATGTTTGGATACAACTTCACCATTACACCAGAATCTCTAAAATGAAAACAGCACTGCCTCTTTTAGGTGCGGATGTGAATTAAACAATTAGTTAAGATGTCATTTACAGCAAAGAGCTGATAACACCAACTATTGACAAGTAACATCACTGACTTTTCAAAAACCTCCTTGGTTATTTgacagaggtcattatgcaaGGACCCCCACCCCCTTCAGTGAAGTGTGATGAATTTTGCAATAATGACACTGTTGGAACATTtatatctgaaacacagttatagACCTACATAACCAGCTCATGTAAGAATGTTTCCTATTCGAAGTCACGAATACTGGCAAAATACAAGTAAGCTTCATGTAAGCCTACTAATTAAGATGTAGAGTCGTATCAGTGTAAGAAGGTCATAACcgacattttggtaaaaatcactCTTCTTCTGAAAATAATCTGAATTAACTTGTTACATTCACTTAAATTCAAACAAAGTGAAATCTTTGTGTAGAATTGTTGTTCAATAATTATTAGAACATGTTTTGCATTTAGATTATGGATTCATCAGTGAGAGACTATATGATAAATGCTCTCACCTAATTTCCGTAATTGTTGCAGTGTACACAGCACCAAATTCTAACTCCATTTCTCTCTGGTAAGGACAAGCAAGTTTTGGTGAAACATTTACTtagttcacattggcaacccaactgaaatttgggccgacgcaaaataattgtcctttgggattaaatttggtccgcGTCCGCACTTATCCAcacttaccggtaccagaattagggctgACGTAAATTTACCTTCCTTTgagacctctgacctgtcaaagttcaaaatggcgcatttgaataatGGCACGCTGTTTCAACTGTTCATGATTTCCTGCGTTTTTatgcacaagaagggcaaatatgactaccactcgcccttttaatcatcggagagatcttcactatttattggatgagcatatggtatatataagaccgcggtg includes the following:
- the LOC139149470 gene encoding uncharacterized protein isoform X2, coding for MMLPEQLITIENRKVVIDNWFLYMEHLMKAYRFHAVSQTARQKVEFKEDGEEYTHRNYTDSEHGVCTTINIENYSKRKPFEYSCHIETAKTGSSVDRDGKHRWDLQFWPKGQQKPALTEFGNAYLLQTDNVTLALDPLGRLEEAFKIVIAIQGRQNDMNYIKKVHQYTHDFGVKMMFRIRDLFCMHELTAGDSQYLHNDALTVKLIIRPCKPSR